The Candida orthopsilosis Co 90-125, chromosome 7 draft sequence genome has a window encoding:
- a CDS encoding Rex2 3'-5' RNA exonuclease (involved in 3'-end processing of U4 and U5 snRNAs, 5S and 5.8S rRNAs) gives MIRIARSIRAKPLSSKIQYRYITKMTSPTHSIPQSDQDQAGPINTNGSPTSTPSSSTKLASFQSFLASTPPLPKRPLIWIDCEMTGLDVLGDDVIIEICCIITDEQLNIVGDQEYETTVYCPKSKLDSMDEWCTTTHTKSGLIDKVLAHPEATTDKIETELLNYIQRYVTKPRVGVLAGNSIHMDKFFMMKQFPKVIDYLHYRVVDVSTIMEFGQRHAPTLMSYSPGKKGAHTAKADILESIEQLKWYRQYYFKSGAQIENTIKELEAKGVVKKEM, from the coding sequence ATGATACGTATTGCAAGATCAATCAGAGCCAAACCACTATCTTCCAAGATTCAATACCGCTATATCACCAAAATGACGTCACCTACTCACTCAATTCCCCAACTGGATCAAGATCAAGCTGGACCTATCAATACAAATGGTTCCCCCACATCCACTCCTTCATCATCCACTAAACTTGCATCATTCCAGTCATTTCTAGCATCAACCCCACCATTACCTAAACGTCCATTAATCTGGATCGATTGTGAAATGACTGGACTCGACGTCCTAGGGGACGATGTAATCATTGAAATATGTTGTATAATAACTGATGAACAGTTAAACATCGTTGGTGATCAGGAATATGAAACTACCGTGTATTGTCCAAAACTGAAATTAGATTCAATGGATGAATGGTGTACTACGACCCATACTAAATCAGGACTCATTGATAAAGTTCTAGCTCACCCCGAGGCAACTActgataaaattgaaactgaattGTTAAATTATATTCAAAGATATGTGACTAAACCTCGGGTTGGTGTCCTTGCTGGAAATTCAATCCATATGGATAAGTTCTTCATGATGAAGCAGTTTCCCAAGGTCATTGACTATTTACATTATCGTGTAGTTGATGTTTCTACAATTATGGAATTTGGTCAACGTCATGCACCTACATTGATGAGTTATAGTCCTGGTAAAAAGGGGGCTCATACTGCTAAAGCTGATATTTTGGAGAGTATTGAACAGTTGAAATGGTATCGACAATATTATTTTAAACTGGGGGCACAAATTGAGAATACGATTAAAGAATTAGAAGCAAAGGGTGTTGTTAAAAAGGAGATGTAA
- a CDS encoding Bem2 Rho1p GTPase activating protein (GAP) encodes MRKIWSRKDKEKRKSISTPTKSSIGNSPLVQKTSQTDLNGSNTTLSSSELNPDNTYHYDNDISSIMEESSTNNSSTTDRYPTSGGSKLASTGDGARNVLQNATNFIGTGANTKSRGSVSGPDSRQAVKFSDLIRQNHDGTLVKHSWVNVIGSNHDVKDTNLKLYRAELKGSHLYLYKPPSSLHIKRFKVNEIPVEEVENDKVKRIDLNQVNDAASDVSTLIADAKSVDTSRLGTSSLHNQSIIVAPSDTAHHSSNATTTTGTQIRNNSRSEPSKESKSIDDSTSSPNTPITPISYYKTILPHPNLRYDFKTHQFQTRLFTENDNNIESVVHFFCFVNDSRDNSAVHTIFHTLPILPDFGYLLKYIAFYLGEIFDGKFEGKVEKDLIIERVLALLYSIERHFEGFLLKSDTAPHILKMLEILSIQNIHLEKIGKFKSDMLRKQQLLIQLVSNDNLPGNIQPFKDLDSQTFMRDIKLTDFAQVISEIDLKYFSNWNSNLDKSLLLYSAINVKDSTKDTFYKKNPLIFNNNYHIHYLSRLLINHIFIENGTASRNFAVMETKARILEKWIDLGCLLDKSGNMSSWLGISSVILSQPVLRLTKIWSLVSPDYIKLLKHDWSPVLFELDRRYLVNDSKMIRPPNIDNVKSPNLANEDREFHSKNSYHIMAPRGLGKIYPKEKVIPYFGDLVINNNGYCTDIDVYEMESIWKRINYSFDRWNDYLSNLSNFNEIIKYNEDVLRRYDTMGFIFSNESLNQVLYLGANNNNANDNDKLIVSERKLTATEDAKRVDLKNKLLRLIELNCDSMNLENIMSLSIQLEPDLPEAYLNVHISPSVSSSHPHHLLRLQTGNASGVSLNSVESLATTTGESSVDFSPTTRIPTFNNTYFRLNLLKYDELASAEDKHRPLDPSVNKHNFVIDDELTFRVDDFVADMADQTSTSGLNSVVEDYVAGVDDDDDIPGLGIDVDDILNSDKFNNLTMSPKMSSHKHRRSTSGSGLDNRSSVLTEGTNMRKVYKFIPKYATVDKLIDLLLLEGRYFHHDIHLDLTEYRFVFLLNYNSFMTTKELLDKLAHRFVNSGNAVLSVMKRNYLMKKNNTKRADADHEFNPIHSDLPIDFPNWDLDPEINLSELGEVDYELLLKIQINILKVLIVLINSFYSNFSLNLANKSILIKLLKLFSNEILQWYNSNKIDASLERLFESLVTYYKKLKKIFVKKTYRPIEITKFNNYLINEFRFNNSLHEVPVNRNLPSHKNIHKIEKFLNKFNKLLTVFYKGIRAEDWIKVFKILENSFELNALLDFNLQKTNVPEDQMIVSNVFNFFETLVSPTERQLILKKFPLVFRKLFKLYFRFKTYLLVQLTDVNISNEERLDRMKTLLIMAKISKLKMSDNQFVFEGMGNVPSCIETAIVNVIYSPESRVYANLWIRASSALDHKPSEFNNLDDLIPSNIDISDLQSTEPLLPCFGWVIENLISIDKCPSFHKSLINFNKRYLIFKLIKELGVEDIEGSGNEPVDFSTNESREFDFLLKLDESLVVKRANELIHDRDRAPFLKSVLAEQHRILVVDNQKKNQRDAKVGTNGMNQQSLASATSNMHTITRKTSNTSLRRQSLNYKSNPGSRFKLSGIFSKTKSFSLSGGSNNSSGTGSSGNVGGGSSSTSSSEKSVFVNELPNPDLYAEGKQKPSIVIALKNKKIFPVYLLPFGFKVDSDASDGGEYFFQATNDEDLNDWLIKLNYANRHWFYSRILNLKTNNNHNLVFGIPLSFVTSREQSMVPRFLQLIFNEIETFGIKDIGVYRISSSISDLNNLKSSIDRYGTITPGVNDVHVLTGVVKSYLRELPDALLTDEVINQFFQINKEKRSTKEKQTGKGMGKDERNEEKLEGDKEKDDIDDATTSDDVAELIKYKTTLYQLLPPTNLSTLKSLICHLNKVNQFNDSNKMTSSNIATVIGPALTEASNLALLINNFGFINLVLEKLIVNYEFIFENRARHRSERTGSGGEEIGEKKVGEIDETVDKVEVEAEEEVAPVTPSVPVAPIAVDSDEAVEEELIYEEEDRVIKIRRSVERKGNEKSNE; translated from the coding sequence ATGAGAAAGATTTGGAGTAGAAAAGATAAGGAGAAACGGAAAAGTATTTCCACACCAACCAAATCAAGTATTGGCAATTCACCGTTGGTACAAAAGACTTCACAAACAGATTTGAATGGTAGTAATACTACGCTATCACTGTCGGAGCTTAATCCGGATAACACTTACCACTACGATAACGATATATCGTCTATCATGGAAGAATCGTCAACTaataattcatcaaccacaGATAGATATCCTACAAGTGGGGGAAGTAAATTGGCATCTACTGGGGATGGTGCAAGGAATGTTCTTCAGAACGCTACAAACTTTATCGGCACTGGTGCTAACACCAAGTCGAGAGGATCAGTGTCTGGCCCTGACAGCAGACAAGCTGTCAAATTTCTGGACTTAATAAGACAAAATCATGATGGTACATTGGTGAAACATAGTTGGGTCAATGTGATTGGAAGTAACCATGATGTCAAGGAtaccaatttgaaactttatCGCGCCGAATTAAAGGGATCACATCTTTATTTGTACAAGCCACCATCGTCATTGCATATAAAAAGATTTAAGGTGAATGAAATACCAGTGGAAGAAGTGGAGAATGATAAGGTCAAACGGATAGATTTGAATCAAGTGAACGATGCTGCCAGTGATGTATCGACATTGATTGCTGATGCCAAACTGGTTGACACTAGTCGACTTGGTACGTCACTGCTACATAATCAATCAATTATAGTGGCACCTTCTGATACTGCACATCACTCTTCCAATGCGACAACCACCACTGGCACTCAAATACGGAACAATTCACGATCAGAACCAAGTAAagaatccaaatcaattgatgattcaacGTCATCTCCAAATACGCCAATAACACCAATATCATACTACAAAACCATCTTACCTCATCCAAACCTTCGCTACGACTTCAAGAcccatcaatttcaaactcGTTTATTCACCGAAAATGATAACAATATTGAATCAGTTGTCCacttcttttgctttgttaATGATTCTCGTGATAATTCCGCCGTGCACACAATATTCCATACATTACCTATCCTACCTGACTTTGGCTATTTGCTTAAATATATTGCATTTTACTTGGGGGAGATTTTTGACGGAAAATTTGAGGGAAAAGTGGAGAAAGACCTAATAATCGAGAGAGTTCTTGCGTTATTGTACAGCATTGAACGCCATTTTGAAGGATTTCTTCTTAAATCAGATACAGCGCCACATATCTTGAAGATGTTGGAAATTTTATCGATACAGAACATACACTTGGAGAAGATTGGTAAATTCAAACTGGATATGTTACGAAAACAGCAATTGcttattcaattggtgaGTAATGACAATTTACCAGGAAATATCCAACCATTTAAGGATTTGGATTCGCAAACATTCATGAGGGATATCAAATTGACTGATTTTGCTCAAGTTATAAGCGAGATTGACTTGAAATATTTCTCCAATTGGAATTCAAACCTAGACAAGTCGTTGCTATTGTATTCTGCAATTAATGTCAAGGACTCAACTAAAGATACGTTTTACAAGAAGAACCCCTtaatattcaacaacaactaccATATACACTACCTTTCACGattgttgatcaatcatatatttattgaaaatggtaCTGCATCTAGAAACTTTGCTGTGATGGAGACTAAAGCACGTATTCTTGAGAAATGGATAGACTTGGGCTGTTTATTAGACAAGTCGGGTAATATGTCATCATGGTTGGGTATTTCATCAGTCATTTTATCGCAACCGGTGTTGAGATTGACAAAAATATGGTCACTTGTTTCACCGGATTAtatcaagttgttgaaacatGATTGGTCGCCagtattgtttgaattggataGAAGGTATCTTGTCAATGATTCTAAAATGATTAGGCCACCAAATATTGATAACGTTAAATCGCCCAACTTGGCAAATGAAGATCGTGAgtttcattcaaaaaattcTTATCACATAATGGCCCCAAGAGGTTTAGGTAAGATCTATCCAAAGGAGAAAGTGATTCCATATTTTGGCGACTTGGTCATCAATAATAATGGCTATTGTACGGATATTGATGTGTACGAGATGGAATcgatttggaaaaggatTAATTACTCATTTGATCGCTGGAATGATTACTTGTCAAAcctttccaatttcaacgAGATTATCAAGTACAATGAAGATGTTTTGAGGAGATACGATACAATGGGATTTATATTCTCAAATGAAAGCTTGAACCAAGTATTGTATCTAGGTGCTAATAACAATAATGCCAATGACAATGACAAATTGATAGTATCGGAAAGGAAATTGACCGCAACTGAAGATGCCAAACGCGTCGActtgaaaaacaaattgttaagattgattgaattgaattgtgaCTCTATGAATTTAGAAAATATCATGTCATTGTCTATCCAATTGGAACCAGATTTACCTGAGGCGTATTTGAATGTACACATTTCCCCATCAGTTAGCTCTTCCCATCCACATCATTTGTTACGTTTGCAAACTGGAAATGCGTCTGGTGTGTCATTGAACTCTGTGGAGTCATTAGCTACGACAACTGGTGAATCATCTGTTGActtttcaccaacaacaagaatacCTACATTTAACAACACATATTTCCGATTAAATTTGCTAAAGTATGACGAGTTAGCATCAGCCGAAGATAAACATAGACCACTTGACCCTAGTGTAAACAAGCACAACTTTGTTATTGATGACGAATTGACATTTagagttgatgattttgtgGCTGATATGGCAGACCAGACAAGCACTAGTGGACTCAATTCGGTGGTGGAAGATTATGTAGctggtgttgatgatgacgatgatatTCCCGGGTTGGGTATTGACGTTGATGATATTCTCAATTCCGATAAGTTTAATAATCTCACCATGTCCCCAAAAATGAGTAGTCATAAACACAGACGATCTACCAGTGGAAGTGGATTAGACAACCGAAGCTCAGTGTTGACTGAGGGAACAAATATGAGAAAAGTGTATAAGTTTATCCCTAAGTATGCCACTGTTGATAAGCTCATAgacttgttgttgttggaggGAAGGTACTTTCATCATGATAtacatttggatttgacTGAGTATCGATTcgtgtttttgttgaattacAACTCCTTTATGACAACAAAGGAGTTATTAGATAAACTTGCTCATCGTTTTGTTAACTCAGGAAACGCAGTGTTGTCAGTTATGAAGAGgaattatttgatgaaaaagaacaatacTAAACGAGCAGATGCTGATCATGAGTTCAACCCGATACATTCAGATTTACCTATTGATTTTCCTAACTGGGACTTGGATCCGGAAATCAACCTCAGCGAATTAGGTGAGGTTGACTAcgagttgttgttgaagattcaaatcaatattttgaaagtgttgattgttttgattaatAGTTTCTActccaatttttcacttaACTTAGCCAACAAGAGCattttaatcaaattgttgaagttgtttaGTAATGAGATCCTACAATGGtacaattcaaacaaaattgatgcgTCACTTGAAAGATTATTTGAAAGCTTGGTGACATATTacaagaagttgaagaagatatttGTCAAAAAGACGTATCgaccaattgaaatcaccaaGTTCAATAATTACTTGATCAATGAGTTTCGCTTCAATAATTCATTACATGAAGTGCCAGTAAACCGCAATCTTCCCAGTCATAAAAACATTCACaagattgagaaatttctcaacaaatttaatAAGTTATTGACTGTCTTTTACAAAGGCATTCGAGCTGAAGATTGGATTAAAGTGTTTaagattttggaaaattcatttgaattgaatgcattacttgatttcaatttacaaaaaacCAATGTCCCTGAAGATCAAATGATAGTTTCGAATGTGTTTAATTTTTTCGAGACTTTGGTATCACCCACTGAACGACAATTGATCTTAAAGAAATTTCCACTTGTGTTTCgcaaattgtttaaattgtATTTCCGATTCAAGACATACTTGTTGGTTCAATTAACTGATGTCAATATTTCCAATGAAGAAAGACTTGATAGAATGAAgactttgttgattatgGCAAAGatatccaaattgaaaatgagtgacaatcaatttgtatttgaagGAATGGGTAATGTGCCATCATGTATTGAGACTGCTATTGTCAATGTCATTTATTCACCTGAAAGTAGAGTTTATGCAAATCTATGGATAAGAGCATCCTCGGCACTAGATCACAAACCTAGTGAATTCAATAAccttgatgatttgatacCATCAAATATTGATATCAGTGATTTACAATCTACTGAACCATTGTTGCCTTGTTTTGGATGGgttattgaaaacttgattAGTATTGACAAATGTCCCTCGTTCCACAAGAGtctcatcaatttcaacaagagatatttgatttttaaattgattaaagagTTGGGggttgaagatattgaagGTAGTGGTAATGAACCGGTGGATTTCTCCACCAACGAATCGCGTGAGTTTGATTTCTTATTAAAGTTGGATGAATCATTGGTTGTGAAACGGGCCAACGAATTGATTCATGACAGAGATCGTGcaccatttttgaaactggTACTTGCAGAGCAACATCGGATTTTGGTGGTTGataatcaaaagaagaatcaGCGTGATGCTAAAGTTGGAACTAATGGAATGAACCAACAAAGTTTAGCTAGTGCCACTAGTAACATGCATACGATCACACGAAAGACGTCAAATACATCCTTGAGGAGACAATCATTGAATTACAAATCTAACCCAGGTTCCAGGTTTAAACTTAGTGGtatcttttccaaaacaaagtcGTTTTCTTTACTGGGTGGGAGCAATAATAGTAGTGGTACAGGAAGTAGTGGCAATGTTGGTGGCGGCTCTAGTTCCACCTCATCACTGGAAAAATCAGTGTTTGTCAATGAGTTACCTAATCCTGATTTATATGCCGAGggaaaacaaaaaccaTCAATTGTTATTGCTTTGAAGAATAAGAAAATTTTCCCGGTATATCTACTCCCATTTGGATTCAAAGTTGATTCTGATGCCAGTGACGGAGGAGAATATTTTTTCCAAGCCaccaatgatgaagatttaaATGATTGGTTGATTAAATTGAACTATGCCAATCGCCATTGGTTCTACTCAAGAATACTAAATctcaaaaccaacaacaatcacaactTGGTCTTTGGAATCCCGTTGAGTTTTGTTACATCACGAGAACAATCAATGGTTCCCCGATTCTTGCAATTAATattcaatgaaattgaaacttttggTATTAAAGATATTGGAGTTTACCGAATTAGTTCATCTATTTCTGATTTaaataatttgaaactgaGTATTGATCGATACGGTACTATTACTCCAGGAGTTAATGATGTACATGTATTGACAGGGGTAGTAAAATCCTATTTGAGAGAGTTACCGGATGCTTTGTTGACTGATGAGGTTATTAATCagtttttccaaattaataaagaaaagagaagtaCAAAGGAGAAGCAAACTGGTAAGGGAATGGGTAAAGATGAGAGAAATGAGGAGAAACTCGAGGGAGATAAAGAGAAAGATGATATTGACGATGCCACCACCAGTGATGACGTTGCagaattgatcaagtacAAAACCACATTATATCAATTACTCCCACcaacaaatttatcaactttgaaatcGTTAATTTGTCATTTAAACAAGGTTAATCAATTTAATGACTCCAATAAAATGACAAGTTCAAATATTGCCACCGTTATTGGACCAGCATTAACTGAAGCTTCCAATTTAGCTCTATTGATTAATAATTTTGGGTTTATTAATTTGGTGTTGGAGAAGTTGATTGTTAATTATGAGTTTATTTTTGAGAATAGGGCTAGGCATCGTAGTGAGAGAACAGGTAGTGgaggagaagaaattggtgaaaaaaaGGTGGGTGAAATAGATGAAACTGTTGATAAGGTTGAAGTCGAAGCTGAAGAGGAAGTAGCTCCAGTAACCCCTTCTGTTCCCGTTGCCCCAATTGCTGTTGACAGTGACGAAGCGGTcgaagaagaattgatttatgaagaagaagatagAGTCATCAAGATTCGAAGAAgtgttgaaagaaaaggaaacGAGAAGAGTAATGAGTAG
- a CDS encoding Lip4 secreted lipase: MRYFAIAFLFLNTISAFVLAPKKPSQDDFYTPPQGYEAQPVGSILRTRNVPNPLTSVVTPVKVQNSWQLLVRSEDSFGNPNAIVTTIIQPFNAKKDKLVSYQTFEDSGKLDCAPSYAIQYGSDISTLTTQGEMYYISALLDQGYYVVTPDYEGPKSTFTVGLQSGRATLNSLRATLESGNLTGIDANAETLLWGYSGGSLASGWAAAIQNEYAPELSKNLLGAALGGFVTNITATAEAVDSGPFAGIISNALAGIGNEYPDFKSYLLKKVSPLLSITYRLGNTHCLLDGVIAYFGKSFFSRAIRYFPDGWSLVNQEPIKTILEDNGLVYQPKDLTPQIPLFIYHGSLDGIVPIVNSRKTFQQWCDWGLKSGEYNEDLTNGHITESIVGAPAALTWIINRFNGQAPVDGCQHNVRKSNLEYPNTPESIKNYFEAALHSIFGFDLGPDVTQDKISLGGLLKLERFA; this comes from the coding sequence ATGCGTTACTTTGCTATTGCATTCTTGTTCCTCAACACAATTTCGGCTTTTGTCTTGGCTCCCAAAAAGCCATCTCAAGATGATTTCTATACTCCACCACAAGGTTATGAAGCTCAACCAGTTGGTTCTATTTTGAGGACAAGAAATGTCCCAAATCCATTAACAAGTGTTGTCACTCCAGTCAAAGTTCAAAACTCTTGGCAATTATTGGTTAGATCCGAAGATTCATTCGGTAATCCAAACGCTATTGTGACCACAATTATTCAACCATTCAATGCTAAAAAGGATAAACTTGTTTCGtatcaaacttttgaagATTCGGGTAAGTTGGATTGTGCTCCATCATATGCCATTCAATATGGATCAGATATTTCTACATTGACTACACAAGGTGAAATGTACTATATTTCTGCTTTGTTAGATCAAGGTTATTATGTTGTCACTCCTGATTACGAAGGTCCAAAGAGTACATTCACTGTTGGATTACAATCGGGAAGAGCTACATTAAACTCACTTAGAGCTACTTTGGAATCAGGAAACTTGACAGGAATTGATGCAAATGCTGAAACCTTATTGTGGGGTTATTCAGGAGGAAGTCTTGCTTCGGGATGGGCTGCTGCTATACAAAATGAATATGCACCAGAATTGAGTAAAAATTTGCTTGGTGCTGCTCTTGGAGGATTTGTGACAAACATTACTGCTACTGCTGAGGCTGTTGATAGCGGTCCATTTGCTGGTATCATCTCCAACGCATTAGCTGGTATAGGAAATGAATATCctgatttcaaaagctatcttttgaaaaaagtttCACCATTGCTTTCAATTACTTATCGATTGGGAAACACCCATTGTTTACTTGATGGTGTCATTGCCTACTTTGGTAAATCATTCTTTTCCAGAGCCATTCGATACTTCCCTGATGGATGGAGTCTCGTTAATCAAGAACCAATTAAAACTATTTTGGAAGACAATGGATTAGTTTATCAACCAAAAGACTTGACTCCCCAAATCCCATTATTTATCTACCATGGCTCATTAGATGGAATCGTCCCCATTGTCAATTCAAGAAAAACATTCCAACAATGGTGTGACTGGGGCCTTAAATCAGGTGAATACAATGAGGATTTAACCAATGGTCACATTACagaatcaattgttggtgCACCAGCTGCATTGACTTGGATAATCAACCGTTTCAACGGTCAAGCTCCTGTTGATGGATGCCAACACAATGTtagaaaatcaaacttgGAATACCCAAATACACCAGAATCAATTAAAAACTACTTTGAAGCTGCATTGCATTCAatctttggatttgatttgggCCCTGATGTTACTCAAGATAAGATTAGTTTGGGTGGATTGCTTAAGTTGGAACGTTTTGCTTGA